A single window of Girardinichthys multiradiatus isolate DD_20200921_A chromosome 15, DD_fGirMul_XY1, whole genome shotgun sequence DNA harbors:
- the flrt2 gene encoding leucine-rich repeat transmembrane protein FLRT2 — protein MEFLAGPWNKDWASFLQFWLTVILSLQMQFSPIASCPQVCRCDKVFIYCNERSLTSVPLGIGEGYNILYLHNNQINNAGFPVEFHNIESIEVVFLYGNQLDEFPINLPKNTKALHLQENNIQTISRAALAQLSKLEELHLDDNSISTVGVEEGAFREAQSLKLLFLTKNHLSSVPIGLPEDLKELRLDENRIAVIAEEAFQNVTRLQRLLLDGNLLTDEGIAPGTFKELGSLRELALARNSLTFPPPLLPSQSLVKLSLQENLIDQIPVAAFADLNRLEKLDISSNQLQTLTQGVFDGLSSLKHLIVRSNPWRCDCSVKWVVVWLKSLPSSINARGFVCNSPEKVRGMTIRELTLDIIECPIFPDQTPWPTLRSTPPPPPTTAPITTMTSTLITTYNPYYFDSPSPPLPPVHNNPPGPLPPYEDPLQISFHVVNSTNIEVSWASYFTVMAYKVTWVKRSQSQNEGMRERTVSGDRRHLILTNLEPRSVYRICVHVLDTLNSYRPGEDTICSEARTKAPASTKSPGREQAPPDSLNSTLLMAGIIGGAVLIILVTLLGLFCWHMHRKSRSSSTQWKYNRGRRKDDYCEAGTKKDNSILEMTETSFQIVALNNEQLLKGDFRIQPIYTPNGGIGFRDCHLSNNSIAYCKSSNVPSTEFCHT, from the coding sequence aTGGAGTTTCTGGCTGGACCGTGGAATAAAGATTGGGcctcatttttgcagttttggttgaCTGTCATCCTTAGCCTTCAAATGCAGTTCAGCCCGATTGCTTCTTGTCCCCAAGTGTGTCGCTGTGATAAAGTGTTTATATACTGCAACGAACGCAGCCTGACATCAGTGCCTCTGGGGATAGGGGAGGGCTACAACATCCTCTACCTACACAACAACCAGATCAACAATGCTGGCTTCCCTGTGGAATTTCACAATATAGAATCCATAGAAGTTGTTTTTCTATATGGCAACCAACTGGATGAATTCCCCATCAATCTGcccaaaaacacaaaagccCTGCATCTTCAGGAGAACAACATCCAAACAATCTCTAGAGCAGCCTTGGCTCAGTTGAGTAAACTTGAGGAGCTGCACCTCGATGATAATTCCATTTCTACAGTGGGGGTGGAAGAAGGGGCCTTTAGGGAGGCGCAAAGCCTTAAGCTCCTTTTCCTCACCAAGAACCACTTAAGCAGTGTTCCTATTGGCCTTCCTGAGGACTTGAAGGAGCTGCGGTTGGATGAGAACCGCATTGCTGTTATTGCAGAGGAGGCTTTTCAGAATGTGACACGCCTGCAGCGCCTTCTGCTGGACGGGAACCTACTGACGGACGAAGGCATTGCGCCAGGGACTTTTAAGGAACTGGGCTCTCTTCGAGAACTGGCCCTGGCTAGGAATTCCCTCACCTTTCCCCCACCCCTCTTACCCAGCCAGTCACTGGTCAAGCTCAGTCTCCAGGAAAACCTGATCGACCAGATCCCTGTAGCGGCCTTTGCAGACCTAAACAGGCTAGAAAAACTGGATATTTCCTCTAACCAGCTGCAGACTCTTACCCAGGGTGTGTTTGATGGCCTGTCGAGCCTGAAGCACCTCATAGTGCGCAGCAACCCCTGGCGTTGTGACTGCTCTGTGAAATGGGTGGTGGTGTGGCTCAAGTCTTTGCCGTCTTCCATCAACGCCAGGGGGTTTGTGTGTAACAGTCCAGAGAAGGTGCGAGGCATGACAATCAGAGAGCTCACGCTGGATATTATTGAGTGCCCTATTTTCCCTGACCAGACGCCTTGGCCCACCCTCCGCTCCACTCCTCCTCCCCCACCCACCACTGCCCCTATTACCACCATGACCTCCACCCTCATTACCACATATAACCCTTACTACTTTGACTCCCCCTCCCCTCCCTTACCACCTGTTCATAATAACCCCCCTGGACCTCTTCCTCCCTATGAGGATCCCCTTCAAATTTCCTTTCATGTGGTCAACTCCACCAACATTGAGGTGAGCTGGGCGTCCTATTTCACAGTCATGGCCTACAAAGTCACTTGGGTCAAAAGAAGCCAAAGCCAAAATGAAGGGATGCGGGAGAGGACAGTTAGTGGGGATCGACGGCATCTCATCCTCACCAACCTTGAGCCACGCTCGGTCTATCGGATCTGCGTTCACGTTCTGGACACCCTCAACTCCTACAGGCCGGGAGAGGATACAATCTGCTCCGAGGCTAGGACCAAGGCACCCGCTTCCACTAAGTCTCCCGGGCGTGAGCAAGCCCCACCGGACAGCCTGAACTCCACGCTGCTCATGGCTGGGATTATCGGCGGAGCAGTTCTCATCATTCTGGTCACGCTACTGGGCTTGTTCTGCTGGCACATGCATCGAAAGAGCCGGTCATCCTCGACCCAGTGGAAATACAACCGTGGCCGGAGAAAAGACGACTACTGCGAGGCAGGAACCAAGAAGGACAACTCCATCCTGGAGATGACAGAGACCAGTTTCCAGATAGTGGCTCTGAACAATGAGCAGCTGCTCAAAGGAGACTTCCGGATTCAGCCCATCTACACACCCAATGGGGGCATTGGATTTAGAGACTGTCACCTCAGCAACAACAGCATAGCCTACTGCAAGAGCAGCAACGTGCCCAGTACAGAGTTCTGCCACACATGA